A single Tachypleus tridentatus isolate NWPU-2018 chromosome 9, ASM421037v1, whole genome shotgun sequence DNA region contains:
- the LOC143227520 gene encoding protein FAM200C-like encodes MGNLANFPCLEETVTENSTLHPDFVAKVVEHMQMLRTSFEGYFSCGELQTYDNWILNPFMQNLEDVSGIKEDLIDLRHNREIQTEFTNSQLEHFWASQLQAYPALAKKALEVLVPFATTYLCEQGFSCLLQIQTKCRNRLNSEHDMRVALSTKTP; translated from the coding sequence ATGGGGAATTTGGCAAATTTCCCCTGCCTGGAAGAGACAGTCACAGAAAATTCTACCCTGCatccagactttgttgcaaaagttgTTGAACATATGCAGATGCTGCGTACTTCATTTGAGGGTTACTTCTCGTGTGGAGAGCTGCAAACCTATGACAACTGGATCCTGAATCCTTTCATGCAGAATTTGGAAGATGTCAGCGGCATCAAGGAAGATCTCATCGACCTTAGACACAATCGTGAAATCCAAACGGAGTTCACCAATAGTCAACTGGAACACTTCTGGGCTTCTCAGCTGCAAGCATACCCTGCATTAGCGAAGAAAGCTCTTGAAGTGCTGGTACCATTTGCAactacttacttgtgtgaacaaggattttCTTGTCTACTTCAGATTCAAACAAAATGCAGAAATCGGCTGAATTCTGAACATGACATGCgagtggcactcagtacaaagacGCCATGA